The Mesorhizobium sp. AR10 genome includes the window CGCTAGTCTGGATCAGGCGTTCTATCCATTCCTCGCCGTCGCTTAGAGCTGTGCCGCTCGGCGTCGTTGTCGACACGGCGACACTCTCGATCCCGTGCCTGTCGCGCAGGTGGCGGAGTCGCTCTCCGATTTCAGACAGCGCCTGCTTCCAGGAGACAGGAACCCAGCCGGGCTCGTCGCTTCCCTTCGGTTGGGTGCGCTTCAGCGGCGTCATTAGCCTGTCGGGGTGATAGAGGATTTCCGGCGCCGCCTTGCCCTTCACGCAAAGCGACTTCCCAGTGGGGTGAGCGGGAGCGGGCGCAGCACCCGTCAGCCGTCCGTCCTCAATGATGAATGTGGCGCCGCATCTGGATTTGCAGAGCGCGCAGAAGCCGGGCTTTTCCGTACGCATCGCTGACTCGATTGGTTTGTAGATCGATCTAATTGCAAACTGCTTCCATCGGTTGCCATTGTCAAGTCAGGTTCAAGGGGCAGCCAGTTTCGACAGGTCGTGGGCAACGGCTTCACCATCGTGAGTGCCCCTTTGCCATAGGTCCTCGAAGTCCCCGGAAATCACCGAGATGCCTTGCGCTCTACACATTTCATGCAGTGAGCCCGACTGGAGGTAGCTGAATTTACCGACGCGCTTGGGGAAGGGAAAGAAATTGCGATTAGACAGAACATGGGTGAGCACGATGCCGCTGGAGCGGGCCCTGGCAATCCGAAGGAACGTGGAGAGTTGCGCCTCAAGCGTCATGCCTCGGGTTTCGGCGCAATCGGTGATGTTCCCGACAAATATCTTCTTGGCTCTTGAGTTGGCGGAAATTGCCTCCGAGACACCGTCGACCAGAAGGTGAGGCAACAAGCTGGAGAAAAGGCTCCCCGGGCCGTACAGAATGATATCGGCGGTACGGATGGCCTCTATCGCAGGGCCGTTGGCCTCGACTTTGGCCGATACCGCCGAATCCGATGTTCGCGTCAACCAGATGTCTTCGATCCACACAGGCTGTTCGGTCGGAGTCAGCGTCGTGATCAGGTGCTGCCGGTCGAGGACACGCCCGTCAGAAAGGCGAGCCGACAAATGGACATCGCCCGCGACTGCGATGGGCCAGACCTTGCCCTCGATGCCGCACATGCCTTTGAAAATGGAGATGGCGGCGTTGATGTCGTTGTCATGAGCAAGATAGGCGCCAGCCAGAATAAAGTTACCGACGCTTCCGTTTCCAAGATCGAAATCCTCGGGCAAATGGGACTTGAAAACATCGAGGTAGCGCGTGATAGCGTTGCTTAGGGGCAGCGGCTGTGTCTTCAAAAGCGAATGCC containing:
- a CDS encoding gluconeogenesis factor YvcK family protein, with the translated sequence MAALSIDRRKPPHIVMLGGGSGCRNINLALSRSAGRLTRIVPAWDSGGSSRAIRETLGILPVGDIRQALMTMAHGEQCAGNVIRMCNARLSEAEDKRQLRTEFDFFADCRHSLLKTQPLPLSNAITRYLDVFKSHLPEDFDLGNGSVGNFILAGAYLAHDNDINAAISIFKGMCGIEGKVWPIAVAGDVHLSARLSDGRVLDRQHLITTLTPTEQPVWIEDIWLTRTSDSAVSAKVEANGPAIEAIRTADIILYGPGSLFSSLLPHLLVDGVSEAISANSRAKKIFVGNITDCAETRGMTLEAQLSTFLRIARARSSGIVLTHVLSNRNFFPFPKRVGKFSYLQSGSLHEMCRAQGISVISGDFEDLWQRGTHDGEAVAHDLSKLAAP